The following coding sequences lie in one Oncorhynchus kisutch isolate 150728-3 linkage group LG27, Okis_V2, whole genome shotgun sequence genomic window:
- the LOC109871866 gene encoding BTB/POZ domain-containing protein 2-like, with protein MASGDNSGRPPCLNLSGPGPLGNGQPSNSAYSMPMSNGGPVGATGGTQGAARRPNPQSGPGGGESAGVVAGTPPTAHNAIQQALAQSASARAMETSATNMTSNASAASVPTTHSSLLSAPAAAAVLVYREPVYNWQATKSTVKERFAFLFNNEVLSDVHFLVGKGMGVQRIPAHRFVLAVGSAVFDAMFNGGMATTSTEIELPDVEPAAFLALLKFLYSDEVQIGPETVMTTLYTAKKYAVPALEAHCVEFLKKNLRADNAFMLLTQARLFDEPQLASLCLENIDKNTGDALAAEGFTDIDLDTLVAVLERDTLGVREVRLFVAAVRWAEAEAHRQQLQPTPENKRRVLGKALALIRFPLMTIEEFAAGPAQSSILTDREVVSLFLHFTVNPKPHVEFIDRPRCCLRGKECSITRFGQVESRWGYSGTSDRIRFSVNRRIFVVGFGLYGSIHGPTDYQVNIQIIHTDSNTVLGQNDTGFSCDGSSNTFRVMFKEPVEILPNVNYTACATLKGPDSHYGTKGMRKVTHESSSTGTKTCFTFCYAAGNNNGTSVEDGQIPEVIFYT; from the exons ATGGCTTCTGGGGATAACAGCGGCAGGCCTCCCTGCCTAAATTTATCCGGCCCAGGGCCTTTAGGAAATGGCCAGCCCAGCAACAGTGCTTATTCAATGCCTATGTCCAACGGCGGGCCTGTTGGTGCTACCGGAGGGACTCAGGGGGCTGCAAGGCGCCCCAACCCGCAATCGGGGCCTGGCGGAGGTGAAAGCGCCGGTGTTGTTGCTGGAACTCCACCGACTGCACATAACGCGATTCAGCAAGCGCTAGCTCAAAGCGCCTCGGCAAGAGCGATGGAGACCTCCGCTACGAACATGACGTCGAATGCTTCGGCTGCGAGTGTACCAACGACCCATTCCTCGTTATTGTCAGCACCAGCGGCCGCTGCTGTTTTGGTTTACCGGGAACCCGTGTACAATTGGCAGGCGACGAAAAGTACCGTTAAGGAACGGTTTGCTTTCCTGTTCAATAACGAAGTTCTGAGTGACGTTCATTTTCTGGTGGGGAAAGGTATGGGAGTGCAGCGAATACCCGCACACCG ATTCGTTCTTGCTGTGGGCAGCGCAGTCTTCGATGCCATGTTCAACGGGGGTATGGCGACCACTTCAACGGAAATCGAACTGCCAGATGTCGAACCTGCAGCCTTTCTGGCATTACTGAA GTTTCTGTACTCTGATGAGGTTCAGATAGGACCTGAGACAGTGATGACCACTCTGTACACGGCTAAGAAGTATGCAGTGCCAGCCCTGGAGGCCCACTGTGTGGAGTTCCTCAAGAAGAACCTGCGGGCAGACAATGCTTTCATGCTGCTCACTCAG GCTCGACTGTTCGATGAGCCCCAGCTTGCCAGCCTGTGTCTAGAGAACATCGATAAGAACACTGGAGATGCACTCGCCGCTGAGGGTTTCACGGACATAGATCTGG ATACATTGGTGGCTGTGCTGGAGAGGGACACTCTAGGGGTGAGGGAGGTGCGTCTTTTTGTGGCGGCGGTGCGCTGGGCAGAGGCAGAGGCCCACCGACAGCAGCTACAGCCCACTCCAGAGAACAAACGCAGGGTCCTGGGCAAGGCCCTCGCCCTGATCCGCTTCCCACTCATGACTATTGAGGAGTTCGCTGCAG GGCCAGCCCAGTCTAGTATCCTGACagacagggaggtggtgagtCTGTTTCTTCACTTCACAGTGAACCCTAAGCCCCACGTAGAGTTCATCGACCGGCCTCGCTGTTGCCTCCGGGGGAAGGAGTGCAGCATCACACGCTTCGGACAGGTGGAGAGCCGCTGGGGCTACAGCGGAACCAGTGACCGCATACG ATTTTCAGTGAATAGGAGGATCTTCGTGGTGGGCTTTGGCCTCTACGGCTCCATACACGGCCCCACAGACTACCAAGTCAACATCCAG ATCATtcatacagacagtaacacagtGCTGGGTCAGAACGACACAGGCTTCAGCTGTGATGGCTCGTCCAACACCTTCAGAGTCATGTTCAAGGAGCCGGTGGAGATCCTGCCCAACGTCAACTACACAGCCTGCGCCACACTCAAG ggTCCTGACTCACACTACGGGACCAAGGGCATGCGTAAGGTGACCCACGAGTCTTCCTCAACCGGCACCAAGACCTGCTTCACCTTCTGCTACGCTGCGGGCAACAACAACGGCACCTCAGTAGAGGACGGACAGATCCCCGAGGTCATCTTTTACACATAG
- the LOC109872156 gene encoding elongation factor 2-like — MVNFTVDQIRAIMDKKSNIRNMSVIAHVDHGKSTLTDSLVSKAGIIAGSRAGETRFTDTRKDEQERCITIKSTAISMYYELGENDMAFIKQTKDGLGFLINLIDSPGHVDFSSEVTAALRVTDGALVVVDCVSGVCVQTETVLRQAIAERIKPVLMMNKMDRALLELQLEPEDLFQTFQRIVENVNVIIATYGEDEAGPMGAIMIDPVIGTVGFGSGLHGWAFTLKQFAEMYVAKFSAGKDTQLGPAERCKKVEDMMKKLWGERFFDPATGKFSKTATGPDGKKLPRTFSQLVLDPIFKVFDAVMNFKKDETAKLIEKLDIKLDTEDKEKEGKPLLKAVMRRWLPAGEALLQMITIHLPSPVTAQKYRCELLYEGPGDDEAAMGIKNCDPKAPLMMYISKMVPTTDKGRFYAFGRVFSGCVSTGLKVRIMGPNFTPGKKEDLYIKPIQRTILMMGRYVEPIEDVPCGNIVGLVGVDQYLIKTGTITTFEQAHNMRVMKFSVSPVVRVAVEAKNPADLPKLVEGLKRLAKSDPMVQCIIEESGEHIIAGAGELHLEICLKDLEEDHAGIPLKKSDPVVSYRETVSEESEVMCLSKSPNKHNRLYMRAKPFPDGLAEDIEKGDVSPRQELKIRARFLADKYEWDVSEARKIWCFGPDGTGPNLLMDVTKGVQYLNEIKDSVVAGFQWAVKEGVLCEENMRAIRFDIHDVTLHTDAIHRGGGQIIPTARRVLYACQLTAQPRLMEPVYLVEIQCPEQVVGGIYGVLNRKRGHVFEESQVMGTPMFIVKAYLPVNESFGFTADLRSNTGGQAFPQCVFDHWQILQGDPQDPTTKTAIVVAETRKRKGLKEGIPALDNYLDKL, encoded by the exons ATG GTGAACTTTACAGTGGACCAGATCCGTGCGATCATGGACAAGAAGTCCAACATCCGTAACATGTCTGTGATCGCTCATGTGGACCACGGCAAGTCCACGCTGACGGACTCCCTGGTGTCTAAAGCCGGGATCATTGCAGGGTCTCGCGCCGGAGAGACTCGCTTCACAGACACACGCAAAGACGAGCAGGAGCGGTGTATTACCATCAAGTCCAC GGCCATCTCTATGTACTATGAGCTGGGGGAAAATGACATGGCCTTCATCAAGCAGACGAAGGATGGGCTTGGTTTCCTCATCAACCTGATCGACTCCCCGGGCCACGTGGACTTCTCCTCTGAGGTCACAGCCGCCCTCAGGGTCACAGACGGTGCACTGGTGGTGGTCGACTGTGTCTCAG gtgtgtgtgtgcagacagaGACTGTGTTGAGGCAGGCCATTGCTGAGCGCATCAAGCCGGTGCTGATGATGAACAAGATGGACCGGGCCCTGCTGGAGCTGCAGCTGGAGCCTGAGGACCTGTTCCAGACATTCCAGCGCATCGTGGAGAACGTCAACGTCATCATCGCCACCTATGGAGAGGATGAAGCAGGACCAATGGGTGCCATTATG ATTGACCCTGTGATCGGTACTGTAGGGTTTGGGTCTGGCCTCCACGGCTGGGCCTTCACCCTCAAGCAGTTTGCTGAGATGTACGTGGCCAAGTTTTCTGCTGGCAAAGACACCCAGTTGGGACCAGCAGAGAGATGTAAGAAGGTGGAGGACATGATGAAGAAGCTATGGggagagag GTTTTTTGACCCAGCCACTGGGAAGTTCAGTAAGACTGCCACTGGCCCCGACGGTAAAAAGCTTCCCCGCACCTTCTCTCAACTCGTGCTGGATCCAATCTTCAAG gtatTCGATGCCGTCATGAACTTCAAGAAGGACGAGACGGCCAAGCTGATAGAGAAGCTGGACATCAAGCTGGACACGGAGGACAAGGAGAAGGAGGGCAAGCCCCTACTGAAGGCAGTGATGCGTCGCTGGCTCCCAGCCGGAGAGGCTCTGCTCCAGATGATCACCATCCACCTGCCCTCCCCCGTCACCGCCCAGAAGTACCGCTGTGAGCTGCTTTATGAGGGTCCAGGAGACGACGAGGCCGCCATGG gTATCAAGAACTGCGACCCCAAGGCACCTCTGATGATGTACATCTCTAAGATGGTGCCCACAACAGATAAAGGTCGCTTCTACGCCTTCGGCCGTGTCTTCTCTGGCTGTGTGTCCACCGGTCTGAAGGTGCGCATCATGGGACCAAACTTCACCCCCGGGAAGAAGGAAGACCTCTACATCAAACCCATCCAGAG GACCATTCTGATGATGGGGCGCTACGTAGAGCCCATTGAGGATGTACCATGTGGAAACATTGTTGGTCTGGTTGGAGTAGACCAGTATCTGATTAAGACTGGGACCATCACCACCTTTGAACAG GCACACAACATGCGTGTGATGAAGTTCAGCGTTAGCCCCGTGGTGAGAGTGGCTGTGGAGGCCAAGAACCCAGCTGACCTGCCCAAGCTGGTGGAGGGCCTGAAGCGTCTGGCCAAGTCAGACCCCATGGTGCAGTGTATCATCGAGGAGTCTGGCGAGCACATCATCGCCGGGGCCGGAGAGCTCCATCTGGAGATCTGTCTCAAGGATCTGGAGGAGGACCACGCCGGCATTCCACTGaag AAATCCGACCCGGTGGTGTCCTACAGGGAGACTGTGTCTGAGGAGTCTGAAGTGATGTGCCTGTCCAAGTCCCCCAACAAGCACAACCGTCTGTACATGCGTGCCAAACCATTCCCCGACGGCCTGGCCGAGGACATCGAGAAGGGTGACGTCAGCCCCCGGCAGGAGCTCAAGATCCGTGCCCGCTTCCTGGCTGACAAGTACGAGTGGGACGTGTCGGAGGCCCGTAAGATCTGGTGCTTTGGTCCCGACGGCACCGGGCCCAACCTGCTGATGGACGTGACCAAGGGAGTCCAGTACCTGAACGAGATCAAGGACAGCGTGGTGGCCGGCTTCCAGTGGGCCGTCAAGGAG GGTGTGCTGTGCGAGGAGAACATGCGTGCGATCCGCTTTGACATCCACGACGTGACCCTGCACACAGATGCCATTCACCGCGGTGGCGGACAGATCATCCCTACCGCCCGCAGAGTGCTGTACGCTTGCCAGCTCACTGCACAGCCAAGACTCATGGAGCCTGTCTACCTGGTCGAGATCCAG TGCCCAGAGCAGGTAGTGGGCGGGATCTACGGCGTGCTGAACAGGAAGCGAGGTCATGTGTTCGAGGAGTCCCAGGTGATGGGCACGCCCATGTTCATCGTCAAGGCCTACCTTCCTGTCAACGAGTCATTCG gttTCACAGCTGACCTGCGCTCCAACACTGGTGGCCAGGCCTTCCCACAGTGTGTGTTTGACCACTGGCAGATCCTCCAGGGGGACCCCCAGGACCCTACCACCAAGACTGCCATTGTGGTGGCAGAGACCAGGAAACGCAAGGGACTCAAAGAGGGCATCCCCGCCCTAGACAACTACCTGGACAAATTGTAA